The proteins below are encoded in one region of Mycobacterium pseudokansasii:
- the purT gene encoding formate-dependent phosphoribosylglycinamide formyltransferase, translating to MTDGLTEGRDELTGNDERPAAGDGPARDDATTALDVSPAATGLPAAAEPDGRPRVLLLGSDELGRELTVALQGFGAEVIAADERPDAPAHRVADQALVVSMADADELAALFARLHPDFVVTLTDVVSVDALDALQAGQARQARSDGWYTELVPSARSVRLTRDREGLRKLAADELGLPTAPFWFVASLAELQAVAAHAGYPLMVKPVAKVSGRERSVVRGPDEIERAWHLAAGGELAGAPPRVWAERVVDIEVLVTLIVVCSDGPAGPEITFCAPVGYRGADDRGDGDLESWQPQQLSTAAHDAARSIAARIVKALGGRGVFSVELMVNGDEVYFADVTAWPGDSAWVTLCSQRLSAFELQARAVMGLGVDTLMVSPGAARVVGPGRAAAGVAPSAETLTAALSVPESDVRVFTSARAAAARRLGVALATAPDVGTARGRARDVADRLSMRDSGR from the coding sequence GTGACTGACGGCTTGACCGAGGGACGGGATGAGCTCACCGGTAATGACGAGCGGCCGGCGGCTGGCGACGGTCCGGCCCGGGACGACGCGACGACGGCCCTGGATGTGTCGCCCGCCGCAACCGGCCTGCCGGCGGCGGCCGAGCCCGATGGCAGGCCGCGGGTGCTGTTGCTGGGCTCGGATGAGCTGGGCCGGGAGCTGACAGTTGCGTTACAAGGCTTTGGCGCAGAGGTGATCGCTGCCGACGAACGCCCCGATGCGCCCGCGCACCGCGTCGCCGACCAGGCGCTTGTCGTCTCAATGGCCGATGCCGACGAGCTGGCGGCGCTCTTTGCTCGGCTGCATCCGGACTTCGTGGTGACGCTCACCGACGTGGTCAGCGTCGACGCACTCGATGCTCTCCAAGCCGGCCAAGCCCGGCAGGCTCGGTCTGACGGGTGGTACACCGAGCTGGTGCCCAGCGCCCGCAGCGTCCGGCTGACCCGTGACCGGGAAGGCCTGCGCAAGCTGGCCGCCGACGAGCTCGGCCTGCCTACCGCACCGTTCTGGTTCGTCGCATCGCTTGCCGAACTCCAGGCGGTGGCCGCTCACGCCGGCTACCCGTTGATGGTCAAACCCGTCGCCAAGGTAAGCGGTCGGGAGCGGTCGGTGGTCCGCGGGCCCGACGAGATCGAGCGTGCCTGGCATCTCGCAGCCGGAGGTGAGCTCGCGGGCGCACCTCCCAGGGTGTGGGCCGAGAGGGTGGTCGATATCGAGGTTCTGGTCACCCTGATCGTGGTGTGCAGCGACGGGCCGGCGGGACCGGAAATCACCTTTTGTGCGCCGGTCGGCTATCGCGGCGCAGACGACCGGGGTGACGGGGACCTGGAATCCTGGCAACCGCAGCAGCTGAGTACCGCCGCGCACGACGCGGCCAGGTCGATAGCCGCCCGCATCGTGAAGGCACTCGGCGGACGGGGTGTCTTCAGCGTCGAATTGATGGTCAACGGCGACGAGGTGTACTTCGCCGACGTCACCGCGTGGCCGGGCGACAGCGCCTGGGTCACCCTGTGCAGCCAGCGGCTTTCCGCCTTCGAGTTGCAGGCCCGGGCGGTTATGGGCCTTGGGGTGGACACGTTGATGGTGTCGCCGGGCGCCGCTCGGGTGGTCGGCCCGGGCCGGGCGGCGGCGGGTGTGGCGCCCAGTGCCGAGACGCTGACGGCCGCGCTGAGCGTCCCGGAAAGCGATGTCCGGGTGTTTACGAGTGCGCGCGCCGCCGCAGCGCGCAGGCTTGGCGTGGCGCTGGCGACCGCGCCCGACGTGGGGACCGCGCGCGGCCGCGCCCGAGACGTCGCCGACCGGCTCAGTATGCGAGACTCGGGCAGGTGA